A genomic segment from Chloroflexota bacterium encodes:
- a CDS encoding peptide ABC transporter substrate-binding protein — MMGSPRARWVVVGVLLLAAVLVFIAQSGQSPRADTATPPAPGDVPSPAIPTLPPEAQLYSEAIVGRPREINPLLSDQNDADEDLVSLVYSGLAQNDASGLPRPALALSWTISEDGLQYAFALRRDAKWHDGVPFTSRDISVTVKLLQAKEFPANPALTDFWRRVTVATPGDYTVTFTLNEPFAPFLSYATIGILPAHIVESIPPAKWPDRSFSAHPVGTGPFVVKQIDAANGLVILEPFAGYYGPTPKISRIELRFYASDSAALAAYQRGDVLGVSRIPATRVNDAQRVESLNLYAAPMSGINILYLNLRLPVFQQKEVRQALMLALDRQRIIDRSLDGQGVIAHSPLLPSNWAYNRYVKQYAPDPDAAKALLAKVGYRDANNDGVLEKNGQPLQFAIMSSDDPAHVRVIEEITRQWSAIGVRAVPQVTGFSGLARDFLRPRKFDAIYLEWRDPAADPDLYPLWHSTRVNDEGQNYAGFQNREADELLEEARRDPDPEHRADLYSHFQDIFADQVPSILISYPVYVYAVDRRVQNVQLGPITRPADRFRTIANWTVDKKP; from the coding sequence ATGATGGGATCCCCTCGCGCGCGCTGGGTTGTCGTCGGCGTGCTGTTGCTCGCAGCGGTGCTGGTATTCATCGCGCAGTCCGGGCAGAGCCCGCGCGCCGATACCGCGACCCCGCCAGCACCGGGCGACGTTCCATCGCCCGCCATCCCGACACTACCTCCCGAGGCGCAGCTTTACAGCGAAGCGATCGTCGGACGCCCGCGCGAGATCAACCCGCTGTTGAGCGACCAGAACGACGCCGATGAGGACCTCGTCTCGCTGGTCTACAGCGGGCTGGCGCAGAACGACGCCAGCGGGCTGCCTCGGCCGGCGCTCGCGCTGTCATGGACCATCAGCGAAGACGGCCTGCAATACGCGTTTGCGCTCAGACGCGATGCCAAGTGGCACGACGGTGTGCCGTTTACCTCGCGCGACATTTCGGTCACCGTCAAGCTGCTGCAGGCCAAAGAGTTTCCGGCCAACCCGGCGCTCACCGACTTCTGGCGGCGCGTCACGGTTGCTACGCCGGGTGACTACACGGTGACGTTCACGCTGAACGAACCGTTCGCCCCCTTCCTGTCTTACGCGACAATCGGCATCCTGCCCGCGCACATCGTTGAGTCGATTCCGCCCGCCAAATGGCCTGACCGGTCATTCAGCGCGCATCCGGTCGGCACCGGCCCGTTCGTGGTAAAGCAGATCGACGCCGCCAACGGACTCGTGATCCTCGAGCCGTTCGCCGGCTACTACGGTCCCACGCCCAAGATCAGCCGGATTGAGCTACGGTTCTACGCCAGCGACAGCGCCGCCCTGGCCGCATACCAGCGCGGCGACGTGCTCGGCGTCTCCCGCATCCCCGCCACACGCGTCAACGACGCTCAACGGGTCGAGTCGCTCAACCTGTATGCGGCGCCGATGAGCGGCATCAACATCCTCTACCTGAATCTGCGGCTGCCGGTCTTCCAGCAAAAGGAGGTGCGGCAAGCGCTCATGCTGGCGCTCGACCGCCAGCGCATCATCGACCGCTCGTTGGACGGCCAGGGCGTTATCGCCCACTCGCCGCTCCTGCCAAGCAACTGGGCGTACAACCGCTACGTGAAACAGTACGCGCCCGATCCGGATGCCGCGAAGGCCCTGCTGGCCAAAGTCGGCTATCGGGATGCCAACAACGACGGCGTGCTTGAGAAGAACGGTCAGCCGCTGCAGTTTGCGATCATGTCGAGCGACGATCCGGCCCATGTGCGCGTCATCGAGGAGATCACCCGCCAGTGGAGCGCCATCGGCGTGAGGGCCGTGCCACAGGTCACCGGTTTCTCGGGCCTGGCGCGCGACTTCCTGCGGCCCCGCAAATTCGACGCCATATACCTGGAATGGCGTGACCCGGCCGCCGACCCCGATCTGTACCCGCTGTGGCATTCGACGCGCGTTAACGACGAGGGGCAGAACTACGCCGGCTTCCAGAACCGCGAAGCGGACGAATTGCTGGAGGAGGCGCGACGCGACCCGGACCCCGAGCACCGCGCCGACCTGTACAGCCACTTTCAGGATATTTTCGCCGACCAGGTGCCGTCGATCCTGATCAGCTATCCGGTCTATGTGTACGCCGTTGACCGGCGCGTTCAGAACGTGCAGCTGGGGCCGATCACGCGCCCGGCCGACCGCTTCCGCACGATTGCCAACTGGACGGTGGACAAGAAGCCGTGA